AGCAATCGGCCACTTCTCTACTCTGTCTTATGTATTAGCTGGCTTTATCGGCAGTAAGTTTGGCAATAAAGAACATTCGACTGAAGACATGAATGTGCCAAAAAGTCTGTTGTTCTTACGCGATACGCCGGTCGCCATCTCCTTTACCATGTGTATCATTTTCATCGTCACCTGCCTGTTCGCTGGGCCGGATGTGGTGAAAAGCCTGAGCGGTGGTAAAAACTGGTTCATGTTCTCACTGATGCAATCCATTACTTTCGCTGCGGGTGTATACATCATCTTGCAAGGTGTGCGTATGGTTATTGCCGAGATAGTTCCAGCCTTCAAAGGGATTTCCGACAAGTTAGTGCCAAATGCTAAACCTGCATTAGATTGCCCGGTCGTGTTCCCTTACGCACCCAATGCGGTATTGGTTGGTTTCCTGAGCAGCTTTGCCGCCGGTCTTATCGGTATGTTTGCGCTGTATATGATGAACATGACCGTCATTATTCCAGGTGTTGTGCCTCACTTCTTCGTCGGCGCCGCCGCAGGAGTTTTTGGTAATGCTACTGGTGGGCGTCGTGGTGCTATCTTGGGTGCCTTTGCTCAAGGTTTACTGATTACCTTCCTGCCAGTATTCCTGCTGCCAGTACTGGGTGATATCGGGTTCGCCAACACGACGTTTAGCGATGCGGACTTCGGTGCTCTGGGTATTTTACTGGGTATTATTGTAAGATAATCAGTTAGATAAGAAAAGCAGGCGCAAAAGCCCCTGAAAAGGGGCTTGAGGTTAATGACAAAGTGCCCGTAACGGTGAAAACAGGCAGATCGTAAAGACGCCGTAAAATCGTCCCTGATGGCTCGACCCGCGCCATATATGGACGCTCCCAATAAACCAAGTGTTTTTTCTTGAAAATAGCGCTCAGGTATTGCAGCCATATATCCGGTTTCTTTATGGGCGCGATTGCGCCCGAACCATGATGAAATCCGCCAAGTGAGTTCCTATCATCCTTACGGGCCAAATGCCCCGGCGGCTCACGGAGTTTCTCACTTGCGGTCTTACCTGTTTTGCCATCTCAATAATTACACTTGCAATTACCTGAAACGTATTCACTTTTGTTCTTGAGCCTTATCCGTGTTTGAGATTATCTCAAACCACGGATAAGGTTCGATATTCCGTATGATGAACCAGCATCGACCACAAAATACGTGCCGTTTTATTGGCCTGTGCCACAACGGCTACGTTATAGGCCTTTTTACTCAACAGCCTGTAAAGCCACGGCATATTGTCTTTGTGTCTCTCAATAACAGCTGCAACTGCCCGCGCACCATGGACCAGAAGATAACGGAAATAGCGGTCACCTCTTTTGCTGATTCGGCCCAATCTCTGCTTACCGCCACTGGAGAATTCTCTCGGCACCAATCCCAACCAGGCGGCAAACTGTTTCGCTGAATGAAATTGTTGCCCATTCCCCACTGACGCCACAAGGTAGGTCGCCGTCATCAATCCCACACCAGGGACTTTCAAGACCCGCTGGCAGGCGGGTTGTGTTTTTGCCCAACTGCTAAGTTCTTGTTCGATCAACGTGATTTGATCTTCCACACCCTGAAGGTGTTCAAGTTGACGTGCGACACTACAACGGACAAAAGGTGATAACTCGTTATCATATTCTTCCAGTATTTCAGGGACTTTCTTATACAGCTGACTTAATGTGCGAGGCATGATAATGCCAAATTCAGCCAAAATGGCCCGCATACTATTAGCACAAGCAGTGCGTTCGCGGATAAGGATATTTCGCTCGGTATGCAGCACCAGAATAGCTTGTTGCTCTGCCGTTTTAATCTGAACAAAACGCATATTAGGCCGTGCAACAGCTTCACAAATGGCTTCTGCATCAGCGGCATCTGTCTTATTCGTTTTGACATAAGGTTTCACATACTGAGGGGGAATGAGTTTAACCTCATGCCCATACTGCCGTAAAACACGCGCAAAATGATGACTGGAAGCACAGGCCTCCATGCCAATCAAGCAAGGTTCAAGTTGCATGAGAAAAGGAAGGAATTTATCGCGGGTGAGTTTCTTCTTAAGAACAGTTTGACCGTTGCAGCCGACACCATGAAGCTGGAAAACATTTTTTGCCAAGTCGATACCAAGAGTAGATACTTTCATGTGGACGCTCCTTCTTCTGAGTTTTAACACTCACATTTAGGCACTCTGATGCCGTAAAAGTTGGAGCGTCCATTTCATTATCCTTGGCACGGACGCTTTACTCTTCTACCTGCCCCCACCTTGCAAGATCGAGTTATCGAGGTTTGTCAGCAGTCTGAAGCCCCTGAAAAGGGGCTTTTTTGTGCACAGAAAACCTCCAGCTAGGCTGGAGGTTCCGTAAAGCTTTCAGCTTTGAGCCAGTTATAAAAACCCCTTTTGATTTGTTAAAACAGTTTGCGGTCTGGCCACTGCAAATGTTCAACAAGAAATCAAAAGGGGGTCCCTATGAGGGACGAAAAGAGCTTAGCGCACACGCGATGGAACTGTAAATATCACATAGTTTTTGCGTCGAAGTACCGAAGAAAGGTGTTCTACGGGGAAAAGCGCAAAGCGATAGGCAGTATCTTAAGAAAGCTGTGCGAATGGAAAAGCGTGAATATTCTGGAAGCAGAATGCTGTGTGGATCACATCCATATGCTTTTGGAAATCCCGCCCAAAATGAGTGTGTCGGGTTTTATGGGATACCTGAAAGGAAAGAGCAGCCTGATGCTTTATGAGCAGTTTGGCGATTTGAAGTTCAAATACCGTAACAGGGAGTTCTGGTGTCGAGGATATTACGTTGATACGGTTGGGAAAAATACAGCCAGGATACAAGAATACATAAAGCACCAGTTGGAAGAGGATAAAATGGGTGAGCAACTCTCGAACCCCTATCCGGGCAGCCCGTTTACGGGCCGTAAGTAATCCATAAATGCAAATGTCAGATCGCGATGCGCCTGTTAGGGCGCGGCTGGCAACAGAGCCTTATAGGCGCATATGAAAAACCTCCGGCTATGCCGGAGGATATTTATTATGGCTGAATGAGATTAATCTTCGCGCGGGGTAATTTTACCGTAATCCTGCTCGTTGTTACGGGTTAACCACAACGATAGTGCTTTCAGAGAATCCGGCGTGAACTCGTCGCACCGCGCGGTAATTTCCTCCGGCAGCATCCAACGGACTTCGTCTATTTCTTCCGCCTGCAATGCAAATGGACCGTGTGAAACACAGCTGAATAAAGCTCCCCACACGCGGCAACACTCTTCTTCAAAGTAGAACTGACCATGTTCAGCAAAAGGCACGCCAGCAATGCCCAACTCTTCTTCCGCCTCGCGCCTTGCAGACTCAAGGTAGTTTTCACCACTTTGCACCACACCACCGGCAGTTGCATCCAGTTTCCCGGGATAGAAATCTTTATTCTCAGTACGGCGTTGTACCAGTATTTTGCCCATTCCGTCGTGCACCACAATATAGGTAGCACGGTGGCGTAGTCGTTGAGCTCTCATTTGTTGACGACTGGATTGAGCAATCACTTCATTTTGCTCATCAACAATATCAACCCACTCGATGACTGCTGCTGGATTTTGCTCCACCATCCTCTGAAACCTTCTATCTGGGCGCGGTTAGATACGCGCAATTGTTAATCAAGAGTTTGTAACTCGTTATATTATTTAGTTTTTAATGACAATTGGGTGACAGGCTGATCATTTTGTAGGGCCAGAACCTGTAAAACTCCCCCATCCAACATGCCATAGCTCGCCGGATATCCCCCTTTTGGGATGCTGACTGAACCGGGATTAAAGCATATGACGTCATCTTGCCACTCTGCTTGTGGTAGATGAGTATGACCATAGACTAAGACATCTCCCTTGCGCAATGGGGGAAGCGCAGCCGGGTGATAAAGGTGACCATGCGTCAAAAATAAACGTGTTTCTGGCATAATAATCTGCTGCCAGCCATAATAGGGAACTGTAATAGCATCTGATCGACTTCGCTATCGCAATTACCCCGCACAGCAATAATCTGGTTTTTATAGGGATTAAGATATTCTGCAACCGCTGCCGGCTGATAACCTGCCGGTAACGCATTGCGTGGCCCGTGGTTGAGTAAATCCCCCAATAGCACCAGCCATTGCGCCCCACTGCGGTCAAAAATTTCCAACGTTTTTTTAGTGGCCGGTAGCGACCCATGCAGATCAGAAGCAAACATTAACTTCATGGTATCGTCGTCTCTTAGGTCTAATCTCAGTCAGTCTGGCAACACCTGCCGCCATAATACGTAATGAGAACTCAATGTGGCTTCATTCTATCATCCAATCCGTCAGATTAATCCGAGAAAAGCCACTATCCACCATAAGAAAATTTTATCGTAAAATACTTTTATCGTAAA
The sequence above is drawn from the Yersinia enterocolitica subsp. enterocolitica genome and encodes:
- a CDS encoding PTS ascorbate transporter subunit IIC yields the protein MDFFRFLMSDVLSEPAVLVGLIALIGLIAQKKPVTECIKGTVKTIMGFVILGAGAGLVVSSLGDFANIFQHAFGIQGVVPNNEAIVSVAQKSFGKEMAMIMFFAMVINILIARFTPWKFIFLTGHHTLFMSMMVAVILATAGISGVTLIVIGSLVVGVAMVFFPAIAHPYMKKVTGSDDVAIGHFSTLSYVLAGFIGSKFGNKEHSTEDMNVPKSLLFLRDTPVAISFTMCIIFIVTCLFAGPDVVKSLSGGKNWFMFSLMQSITFAAGVYIILQGVRMVIAEIVPAFKGISDKLVPNAKPALDCPVVFPYAPNAVLVGFLSSFAAGLIGMFALYMMNMTVIIPGVVPHFFVGAAAGVFGNATGGRRGAILGAFAQGLLITFLPVFLLPVLGDIGFANTTFSDADFGALGILLGIIVR
- a CDS encoding IS110-like element ISYen1 family transposase, with amino-acid sequence MKVSTLGIDLAKNVFQLHGVGCNGQTVLKKKLTRDKFLPFLMQLEPCLIGMEACASSHHFARVLRQYGHEVKLIPPQYVKPYVKTNKTDAADAEAICEAVARPNMRFVQIKTAEQQAILVLHTERNILIRERTACANSMRAILAEFGIIMPRTLSQLYKKVPEILEEYDNELSPFVRCSVARQLEHLQGVEDQITLIEQELSSWAKTQPACQRVLKVPGVGLMTATYLVASVGNGQQFHSAKQFAAWLGLVPREFSSGGKQRLGRISKRGDRYFRYLLVHGARAVAAVIERHKDNMPWLYRLLSKKAYNVAVVAQANKTARILWSMLVHHTEYRTLSVV
- the tnpA gene encoding IS200/IS605-like element IS1541C family transposase, giving the protein MRDEKSLAHTRWNCKYHIVFASKYRRKVFYGEKRKAIGSILRKLCEWKSVNILEAECCVDHIHMLLEIPPKMSVSGFMGYLKGKSSLMLYEQFGDLKFKYRNREFWCRGYYVDTVGKNTARIQEYIKHQLEEDKMGEQLSNPYPGSPFTGRK
- the yfcD gene encoding NUDIX hydrolase YfcD; translation: MVEQNPAAVIEWVDIVDEQNEVIAQSSRQQMRAQRLRHRATYIVVHDGMGKILVQRRTENKDFYPGKLDATAGGVVQSGENYLESARREAEEELGIAGVPFAEHGQFYFEEECCRVWGALFSCVSHGPFALQAEEIDEVRWMLPEEITARCDEFTPDSLKALSLWLTRNNEQDYGKITPRED